The following is a genomic window from Nymphaea colorata isolate Beijing-Zhang1983 chromosome 3, ASM883128v2, whole genome shotgun sequence.
AGAATGATAGCTTTGACCCGTATCAGGTAATGGTTAAACCTAACGTCTTAAAGTGATCAGTTACTTTCCATGCCTTATGATGTTGTGACATTTTTTGACAGGAATTATTGAAAGCCTTGATAGGTCTTATAGATGTTGCTGGGCTTTACTTTGCATTAACTCAGCTGACTCATAGGAACATTTCCCAGAATCATAAGTTTCAAGCTGTGGGACTTGGTGAGCAAACATGTTTCAACCATccaattttctcctttttgatGTGTCGTTTCTCTTCTGTGCCTTCTCTCTCAGATatattttggttggttttgatcatTTCTGTCAAACAGATTGTGCTGTTTTCTTACTGGGTTCTTGTTATATGCTATCAcaatttttctcaaacaaaatatTCATAACTTAATGATATTCTTTTATCTTGGATAATTATGTATTTTTCCAACGATGCATCCCAAGCTTAGTAAAGGCCAATTTAGTTCCTACTTAAGGGTCATGTTcataaatttcttattttaacCAGTGGAATGCTTGTGTGATATTAAGGTTCAAGGTACAAATTGGTTAAGGGTTCATTTCTTGCAGTTGATGGATGTAGAGACTTGGGAGAAGACTAAGTATGCTGCCTTAAGAAAATATCAACTATTGTTAATATAAGTTGTGAATAAATTCTTCAATGGCACTTTACAAAGGcttcattttgaacaattttcatGAGCTCATCTGCCAAGAAACTTTGATATCATAGAGTAGCTTATAGGATTTGtgctgtttctctttctctatattatCCAGTATATAATCAATTGAGGGAAGACAAAAAGGGCTAAAAACTGCAGTTCAAAGCGATAAATCACTATATCACTATATGTGATACTATGATTGTCTCCTACTGGGAACTACTGGTATGGTTGATCCAAAACAATGGATGACATCTGCAAAAGTAAGTTTAGTGGTAAGGTAATGGGAGGTGCTGCAGGTGCCATAGAAGTGCATTCGTGCCATCAAGAAGATCCTTTACAAACCCTTTCCCTGCATATGCTTTTTTTCATGTGCAGTAGTAAAGCAAATCTTTATTTGTATGTCTGGATCATTAAAACTTATCTAAAATATGGTAGAGATATGGTCAGCTGCACTGATGACAGAATGGAACGTAAAGTCAACATTTAGTTTCCATGCTGCCAGTTGTGAGAAAAtgaacatattttatattaatagaAACTCTCACTTTTCAGCAGGCTTGCCAATGAGGCTTACAACTGAGAGAAGGAACAGTTTTATGCTAAGCAACAAGATTGTTTCAAAATGTAACACCTTAAAAATTTGGTCCCGTATTGAACATTGTGAAGGattttcaagggtttataaaggggggttattaaatagatggttgtccttgttcctagcctttttggggcTGGAGCTGAAACTACTATGGGGAAGGTTGGGATCCGTCAGACTAGGGGTTTGATTCCAGAAATAGGTCGGGTcattacagtggtatcagagccaattCAACACTTGGACTTAGGATCCCACATGCGCTGACACGTGTGCCTTAAGGGTGGTGGATTTTAAATCTCACATGCACGCACACGTGTGCCTTAAGGGTGGTGGATTTTAACATCCCAAAAGTTCAGTcccatattgaagattgtgaaggatcttcaagggcttataaagggaatcattgaatatatggttgtcctggttcctagcctttttgggggCTGAAGCCGAAACtactagggggcgggttggaaTCCATTAAACTAGGGGTCCAAGCCTagaagtgggtcgggttgttacatgAAATGTCTTATGTGCTGCTATATGACACTTCCATGAACATGCATATGTAACAACATGCACGTTTGCTTATGTTAGTCGTGTCGCCACATCAGGCCAGCAGGTTTCAGTCTATTGTAATTGTGCATATGACAGTTGCTTTGGAGTTCCATCTGTGGCAGCTGTACATGCTACACATTTGTgaagattcaagaatgaaggGCTTCAATTTTTTATCCAGAAACAATCATGTTCATATTATCCATCTAATTTTCCATCTAGATCGTTGATTATACCCTTTAATGGGAAAATTAAAGGGAATGGcagattttgttttctgtaCATTGCAcatatttatcttattttgtatttaaagtaatttttacaacattgtgtCAAAATTCGGTTAAATGCAAGGTCAAGTTTGTCTATGTCAAGCCTCTAAACTCAAAGAACTTATAGCTTAAAGATGACTCTTGGAAACATGAGTAATTATTTAACCCGCTTTAGATAATTATATGTGCAATTGCAGCCACCTGACATCTTTCATTGATTTGGTTATTTTTGCATGCTATAATTTTAAGAGGTACGCACTTTTGCAATCTTTGTTTGCTGACTTTTTCTTCACGTTTCTGCAGGATGGGCATTTGCTGATTCTATCTTACACAGGCTAGCTCCTCTTTGGGTTGGAGCCAGGGGCCTGGAGTTCACGTGGGATTACATCCTACAAGGGCTTGAGGCAAATGCAAATCTGGTAAGATTTGTCTCTCAAACCATGATCTTATATTACACAGGTTCATATTGAGGTTTCCCAAACGTCATATGGGGATGATCCTGACTCCTCGGAAGCATTACCTGCCTCTTGAACACAAGCAATAGCATTAAGCATTGACAGCAAGCTAGATAGATACGGAATGCAAACATTGGCCTCAACCTTCTGGTGCAGTTTCTGCCATGCAGGCTAATTTCATCCTTGAGATTTGGTTCTTTGTTAGTGTATTTTGTGATGAAAAGCTGTTGGCAGTTAACTGATAATATGATTGGGCAATTTCTTGTTAATGATGGATTGTTAGTACGGATATACTGAGGGTTGCAGAAGTCGAGATCTCTTTCTTGGAATTTTTTTCTGGACAGACATAGCACCAGGCAATGATGTTCTATCACCTTTAAACTATAAATAATCTATTCTTAGCCATATCTTCAGTTGCAAGCATAGTGTCAGGACATACATCTATAATGCAAGATGAGTTGTCCCATGAAACTCACACCAACCTCATGCACTTTGTGTAGGTTATCGGGAACCCCTCGTTATGACTTCTCTTAAGGGTTTTGGTCAGCATATGATCAAGCAGAACCATGTCCAAAATTCATGACTCTGGTCTTGTTAAATCCAAGAAAATCCCATAGacaaagaaatatataattGTGGACAGGCAGCTGCCAggataaattaataaaataatttaccATTCAGTTCTATATAGCCAAGAATTGTTTCACTACCTTCGGCAACCATGTTGAATCATCCATCTCTTTGCAGCTTCATGTTTTTTACTTAGTTAGAACCTGACATGAGACAAATGCATGTTGTTCTTGATTTTTACAATAAGTGAACAAGAAATAAGGGGGATTGGGCTAAAGCTGTCTGTACTGAATTTAGAAATTAAATTAAGGTTAAAAATGCACATATCATGTTTGAATATATATCTTTCCTTGTTTGTGCAGGTGCTGACTCTTTCACTTGCTGCATTAGGATCCTTGATGTGGCTCAGGAAGAACAAGCCAAAGGCACTAATCCCCATCATATATTTATGTTCTGGGATGCTTGCCACCATGCCATCTATAACTAGGTGCGATAGCAACTCTCTCATTGTCACCTTTTGTTTCTCAAATATTAAGTAAAATCATGAAGGTCTTGGTAACAAagttataaaaatgaaaaaattaatctgATGAGCCATCCATTACAGATGACATCTGAATTTGACAGTTCCTTCCACATGCATCAGTTTCAGTTTACAAGATTGATTTTTGGTACCTCACTAGGAATGCATAACTAGGTCATATTGTGGAGAGACATTTTATGAATGATCTTTCACTTCTTGAAAAAACAAGTGGTACCACAATGAGTCCAACCCTTCACCTTGGGAGATGGGAAGGAAATATATAATGTTTCCTATCGTTGGGGCTCACAAAActgttagaaacttagaacaCTGGTGGATCAGAGGCTACTTTCATGACAGAAAACTGAGTG
Proteins encoded in this region:
- the LOC116250874 gene encoding uncharacterized protein LOC116250874; protein product: MTMFHFFNCAILTFGPHAVYYSATPLSEYDTIGTSVKAALVYLGTALVKLVCLATFLKVPENDSFDPYQELLKALIGLIDVAGLYFALTQLTHRNISQNHKFQAVGLGWAFADSILHRLAPLWVGARGLEFTWDYILQGLEANANLVLTLSLAALGSLMWLRKNKPKALIPIIYLCSGMLATMPSITSYLRRSLGWHFPKVVGFEIFSSILMAFISWQLFSACQRPST